Proteins encoded by one window of Streptomyces sp. ALI-76-A:
- a CDS encoding HAD family hydrolase — translation MPLLMLDLDNTLVDRDAAFRDAVTAFLAEHRLPDTDLAWVVSVDASGYTARQDVAEAMTDRYRHMVPATAIHALLDHGAADRVVLTDPSREALDRAQADGWTSVIVTNGRTVQQEAKIRRTGLDQLVQGWVISEAVGRKKPEPEIFHAAAEAVGVPLTGAWVIGDSPHADIAGANALGLRSVWVSNGQRWAQESYQPTHVTEDVATAITYVLAGR, via the coding sequence ATGCCGTTGCTGATGCTGGACCTCGACAACACTCTGGTCGACCGCGACGCCGCCTTCCGTGACGCCGTCACCGCATTCCTCGCCGAGCACCGCCTGCCCGACACCGACCTCGCGTGGGTGGTATCCGTCGACGCCAGCGGCTATACCGCCCGACAAGATGTCGCCGAGGCCATGACCGACCGATACCGGCACATGGTGCCGGCCACGGCCATCCACGCACTGCTCGACCATGGCGCCGCCGATCGCGTCGTGCTCACCGATCCCTCACGCGAAGCCTTGGACAGAGCACAGGCCGACGGCTGGACCTCCGTGATCGTCACCAACGGCCGCACCGTCCAACAGGAAGCCAAGATCCGCCGTACCGGTCTGGACCAGCTCGTGCAGGGCTGGGTGATCTCCGAGGCAGTCGGCCGCAAGAAGCCCGAACCGGAGATCTTTCACGCTGCCGCAGAAGCCGTCGGAGTGCCCCTCACCGGCGCATGGGTCATCGGTGACTCCCCGCATGCCGACATCGCCGGCGCCAACGCGCTCGGGCTTCGCAGCGTGTGGGTGTCGAACGGGCAGCGGTGGGCCCAGGAGTCCTACCAACCCACCCATGTCACCGAGGACGTCGCCACCGCGATCACCTACGTCCTTGCCGGGAGATAG
- a CDS encoding plasmid stabilization protein, with translation MPAGSNSKRERQYEHIKDSAEERGMSKGRAKEMAARTVNKQRAQSGGARSSSSSGATKTKSPSQRGGEKSGKSRSGGSGSGATREQLYQEARKKGIEGRSAMNKDQLARALGR, from the coding sequence ATGCCTGCAGGGTCGAACTCCAAGCGGGAGCGGCAGTACGAGCACATCAAGGACAGCGCCGAGGAACGCGGCATGTCCAAGGGCAGGGCCAAGGAAATGGCCGCGAGAACGGTGAACAAGCAGCGTGCCCAGTCCGGTGGAGCGCGGTCGTCCAGCAGCAGTGGCGCCACGAAGACCAAGTCACCCTCGCAGCGTGGCGGAGAGAAGTCCGGGAAGTCCCGCAGCGGGGGTTCGGGATCGGGTGCCACGCGGGAGCAGCTCTACCAGGAGGCGAGGAAGAAGGGCATCGAGGGCAGGTCCGCCATGAACAAGGACCAGCTCGCCAGGGCCCTCGGCCGCTGA
- a CDS encoding RNA polymerase sigma factor SigF, whose translation MVTDTAAATAGVECGALPEVADPSKVAPKDARELTRLFFQQLDRLEEGTPEYQYARNTLIEMNVSLVRYAASRFRSRDAEEMEDIVQVGVIGLIKAIDRFELSREVEFTSFSIPYITGEIKRFFRDTTWAVHVPRRLQEARVQLARATEELSSRLGRTPTVAELAQLMNLEEKEVIEARLASNGYRSSSLDAAIGSSEDGETALSDFIGNDDSALELVEDFHALAPMIADLDERSRKILHWRFVEELTQAQIGEQLGVSQMHVSRLLSRTLAQLREGMLTTH comes from the coding sequence ATGGTCACGGATACGGCAGCGGCGACGGCGGGCGTGGAGTGTGGCGCACTGCCGGAGGTGGCCGACCCCTCCAAGGTCGCTCCGAAGGACGCGCGTGAGCTCACCCGCCTGTTCTTCCAGCAGCTGGACCGGCTGGAAGAGGGCACGCCGGAGTACCAGTACGCGCGCAACACGCTGATCGAGATGAACGTGTCCCTGGTCCGCTACGCGGCCTCCCGGTTCCGCAGCCGGGACGCGGAGGAGATGGAGGACATCGTCCAGGTCGGCGTGATCGGCCTGATCAAGGCCATCGACCGGTTCGAGCTGTCCCGCGAGGTGGAGTTCACCTCCTTCTCGATCCCCTACATCACGGGCGAGATCAAGCGGTTCTTCCGTGACACCACCTGGGCCGTGCACGTTCCGCGCCGCCTTCAGGAAGCCCGCGTCCAGCTGGCGCGCGCCACCGAGGAACTGAGCAGCCGCCTGGGCCGCACCCCGACCGTGGCGGAACTGGCCCAGCTGATGAACCTGGAGGAGAAGGAGGTCATCGAGGCGCGACTGGCCTCCAACGGCTACCGCTCCTCCTCCCTGGACGCCGCCATCGGCAGCAGCGAGGACGGCGAGACCGCACTGTCCGACTTCATCGGCAACGACGACAGCGCGCTGGAACTGGTGGAGGACTTCCACGCACTCGCCCCGATGATCGCCGACCTCGACGAGCGCTCCCGCAAGATCCTCCACTGGCGGTTCGTGGAGGAACTCACCCAGGCCCAGATCGGCGAACAGCTCGGCGTCTCCCAGATGCACGTCTCCCGACTGCTGTCCCGCACCCTCGCGCAGCTCCGCGAGGGCATGCTCACCACCCACTGA
- a CDS encoding DUF5670 family protein yields MVPLLLVLLLALLLFGAGFALKALWWIAVIVLVVWLLGFVMRSADTGGRKGRWYRW; encoded by the coding sequence ATGGTTCCCCTGCTTCTCGTTCTTCTGCTGGCTCTGCTTCTCTTCGGCGCGGGCTTCGCGCTCAAGGCACTGTGGTGGATCGCCGTCATCGTGCTGGTCGTCTGGCTGCTGGGCTTCGTCATGCGCTCCGCCGACACCGGCGGCCGCAAGGGCCGCTGGTATCGCTGGTAA
- a CDS encoding PQQ-binding-like beta-propeller repeat protein, producing the protein MVLSAGVVLATALTGCQQDDRVVEKVTKARGAYPDRVERPSPGFQVALTTVPLVADNRLRVLDAENRVWAEPLEAPQKTPAYWSYERDETVLTVELAERAGRAPLAVSLWADGGLIAVDTRTGTVAWRAEVGGSISDRWSAFDRYHYDRGGRYADSRLRVVSGDGRPVVLVDVSEAGLIAFDAADGDELWNGDWKCDEPGATSTSWVATHAVVVAEDCYTGVRLLDPRTGKQTAELDPKAPAEWPQAGENGIQAPVLSEYGCVREVCDLLKFQLSGSSGGVEPLYFWIDDKGKAVPLDKDEPTPDAEGLPPEVQTSSEGFVLTATDVAERTTRWHVETPLNTAGLRSFGNVVVTSDVVWVDSKNWKEKGPALLAYDLESGKQTTCRKPPGKAIEDMAAAGDYLVMSDVDIDSESTAEPTFDVDDHPFLMMYPERKSTC; encoded by the coding sequence GTGGTCCTGAGCGCAGGCGTCGTGCTGGCCACGGCACTGACCGGTTGCCAGCAGGACGACCGGGTCGTCGAGAAGGTGACGAAGGCCAGGGGCGCGTACCCGGACAGGGTCGAGCGGCCCTCCCCCGGGTTCCAGGTCGCGCTGACCACGGTACCGCTCGTCGCTGACAACAGGCTTCGGGTACTCGATGCAGAGAACCGGGTGTGGGCCGAGCCGTTGGAGGCTCCGCAGAAGACGCCCGCCTACTGGTCGTACGAGCGTGACGAGACGGTGCTGACCGTGGAGTTGGCCGAACGCGCCGGGCGGGCGCCACTCGCCGTGTCCTTGTGGGCCGACGGCGGGCTGATCGCCGTGGACACGCGGACCGGCACGGTGGCGTGGCGCGCCGAGGTCGGCGGTTCCATCAGTGACCGTTGGTCGGCGTTCGACCGCTACCACTACGACCGGGGCGGCAGGTACGCGGACAGCAGGCTGCGAGTCGTCTCGGGGGACGGCCGTCCGGTGGTGCTGGTCGACGTTTCAGAGGCCGGTCTGATCGCCTTCGACGCCGCCGACGGCGACGAACTGTGGAACGGGGACTGGAAGTGCGACGAGCCCGGCGCCACGAGTACGTCCTGGGTGGCCACCCATGCCGTCGTCGTGGCGGAGGACTGCTACACGGGCGTCCGCCTTCTCGACCCGAGGACCGGCAAGCAGACCGCGGAACTGGACCCGAAGGCCCCAGCGGAATGGCCGCAGGCCGGTGAGAACGGCATCCAGGCTCCCGTCCTCAGCGAGTACGGGTGCGTCCGCGAAGTCTGCGACCTGCTGAAGTTTCAGCTGAGCGGCAGCTCGGGAGGCGTCGAACCGCTGTACTTCTGGATCGACGACAAAGGCAAGGCGGTTCCCCTCGACAAGGATGAGCCCACTCCCGACGCCGAGGGCCTGCCGCCCGAGGTGCAGACCAGCAGCGAGGGGTTCGTGCTGACCGCGACCGACGTGGCCGAACGCACGACGCGCTGGCACGTGGAGACACCGCTCAACACGGCGGGCCTGCGCTCCTTCGGCAACGTGGTCGTCACCTCCGACGTGGTCTGGGTCGACTCGAAGAACTGGAAGGAAAAGGGACCCGCTTTGCTGGCCTACGACCTGGAGAGCGGCAAGCAGACCACCTGCCGGAAACCCCCGGGAAAGGCGATCGAAGACATGGCCGCGGCCGGTGACTACCTCGTGATGAGCGACGTCGACATCGACTCGGAGTCCACCGCGGAGCCCACGTTCGACGTGGACGATCACCCGTTCCTCATGATGTACCCGGAGCGGAAGAGCACCTGCTGA
- a CDS encoding cold-shock protein, with the protein MASGTVKWFNAEKGFGFIEQDGGGPDVFAHYSEIQGSGYRELTEGEHVTFDIGQGQKGPQAQNIIRG; encoded by the coding sequence ATGGCCAGCGGCACCGTGAAGTGGTTCAACGCCGAAAAGGGCTTCGGCTTCATCGAGCAGGACGGCGGAGGGCCGGACGTCTTTGCGCACTACTCCGAGATCCAGGGCAGCGGATACCGCGAGCTGACCGAGGGCGAGCACGTGACCTTCGACATCGGCCAGGGACAGAAGGGTCCGCAGGCCCAGAACATCATCCGGGGCTGA
- a CDS encoding family 16 glycoside hydrolase, producing MRQRPFPRARRHLIAVLTSAVLAGGVLAAPVAAADPAPTATDPAATAAADIPPQEPGVTLRVYDLQAPLSKLCALKPGQTPNHDKLMPTVDWSTAADFGGFEDRFVSEATGYLIAPREGSYVFRLTSDDGSRLTLDGSTVIDHDGLHGAEPKDGTVHLTAGSHPVRVDHFERDGGQQVQLAWKPPGETEFTVVPREALSTDAGVVRVTAPGRKECEASGDSPGDGLPLTSVRPDLDLTDLRPDGFEPQVSGMDWLPDGRLAISTWGGGDNVAGEVYLLGNVTGPTSRDKVTVTKVAEGLREPMGIKYVDGSLYVSQKHELTRLVDKDGDDVTDAYRTVATWPYGGNFHEFAFGLLYRDGYFYVNLSVAIDLGGETTTPQPAPGRGTTYKISKRTGRISPVAGGLRTPNGIGWGPGGGLFTTDNQGGWLPSSKLVQIEQDRFFNHYTEPAGPFESSPVTAPVLWLPQNEIANSPSTPLYLRKGQFAGQMLIGDVTYGGLQRAYLEKVKGQYQGAVFRYTQGLEAGVNRLTLGPDGAIYAGGLGADGNWGQEGKLRFGLQKLTPNGGNTFDIKTMRAVPGGFDLTYTQPVSEQTAAQLAARYQVQQWRYTATTDYGGPKIAEERLAVRSATLSDDGRTVRLRADGLKPGHVVHVRSPRPFTSATGEALWSTEAWYTLNAMPGKQPPAATLYEAEEARLTGTAGINTDHSGYSGSGFVDRYATEGKVATTFDVTVPKSGTYDVNLRYSNGPDPFAGTKSLSVYANDKKVRQTRLPSTGDWDSWSTRTEPLPLRAGRNTLSYRFDPGDTGHVNLDLITVHPRATEVALFDGTADSQARWQHTDGRKVAWPLAEEKSMEVCCGDLRSKDAYQDFALHVEFRVPLLPPDVTGQDRGNSGIFLQDRYELQILDSYGDTSLDTNEAGAIYLKKPPDTNMATRPETWQTYDIVFRAARFDDSGDKTADARVTVVWNGRKVHDDLVLDGPTASGRSETPAAGAIRLQDHGSKVRFRNIQVRPLR from the coding sequence TTGCGCCAACGACCCTTCCCCCGAGCCCGAAGACACCTCATCGCAGTGCTCACGTCCGCCGTCCTGGCAGGCGGTGTCCTCGCCGCACCGGTGGCGGCAGCCGACCCCGCCCCGACGGCGACCGACCCCGCTGCGACCGCTGCCGCCGACATCCCGCCGCAGGAGCCCGGAGTCACGCTGCGCGTCTACGACCTCCAGGCGCCGCTCAGCAAACTGTGCGCCCTCAAGCCGGGACAGACCCCCAACCACGACAAGCTCATGCCCACCGTCGACTGGTCCACGGCCGCCGACTTCGGCGGATTCGAGGACCGGTTCGTCTCCGAGGCGACCGGCTACCTGATCGCCCCGCGCGAGGGGTCGTACGTGTTCCGTCTCACCAGCGACGACGGCTCCCGGCTGACGCTCGACGGCTCCACGGTGATCGACCACGACGGTCTGCACGGCGCCGAACCGAAGGACGGCACCGTCCACCTCACCGCCGGGTCCCACCCCGTGCGCGTCGACCACTTCGAACGCGACGGCGGGCAGCAGGTTCAGCTGGCCTGGAAACCGCCGGGCGAGACCGAGTTCACCGTCGTGCCCCGCGAGGCACTGAGCACCGACGCCGGTGTGGTCCGGGTGACGGCGCCGGGACGCAAGGAGTGCGAAGCGAGCGGGGACTCCCCCGGCGACGGGCTGCCGCTCACCTCCGTACGCCCCGACCTCGACCTCACCGACCTGCGCCCCGACGGTTTCGAGCCGCAGGTCAGCGGTATGGACTGGCTGCCCGACGGGCGACTGGCCATCAGCACCTGGGGCGGCGGTGACAACGTTGCCGGTGAGGTGTATCTGCTCGGCAACGTCACCGGCCCGACCAGCCGCGACAAGGTCACCGTCACGAAGGTCGCCGAGGGGCTGCGCGAGCCCATGGGGATCAAGTACGTCGACGGTTCCCTGTACGTCTCGCAGAAGCACGAGCTGACCCGGCTGGTCGACAAGGACGGCGACGACGTCACCGACGCGTACCGCACCGTCGCCACGTGGCCCTACGGGGGCAACTTCCACGAGTTCGCGTTCGGTCTGCTCTACCGCGACGGCTACTTCTACGTGAATCTCTCCGTCGCCATCGACCTCGGTGGCGAGACCACCACCCCGCAGCCCGCTCCCGGCCGCGGAACCACGTACAAGATCAGCAAGAGAACCGGCCGGATCAGCCCGGTCGCGGGCGGACTGCGCACACCCAACGGAATCGGGTGGGGCCCGGGCGGCGGCCTGTTCACCACCGACAACCAGGGCGGCTGGCTCCCCTCGTCGAAGCTGGTCCAGATCGAACAGGACCGCTTCTTCAACCACTACACCGAGCCCGCCGGCCCCTTCGAGTCCTCGCCCGTCACCGCACCGGTCCTCTGGCTGCCGCAGAACGAGATCGCCAACTCGCCCTCGACGCCTCTGTACTTGAGGAAAGGTCAGTTCGCGGGCCAGATGCTGATCGGCGACGTCACCTACGGCGGCCTCCAGCGCGCCTACCTGGAGAAGGTCAAGGGCCAGTACCAGGGCGCGGTCTTCCGCTACACCCAGGGCCTGGAAGCCGGCGTCAACCGCCTCACCCTCGGTCCCGACGGCGCGATCTACGCCGGCGGGCTCGGAGCCGACGGCAACTGGGGCCAGGAGGGCAAACTCCGGTTCGGGCTGCAGAAGCTGACACCCAACGGCGGCAACACCTTCGACATCAAGACCATGCGTGCCGTCCCGGGCGGCTTCGACCTGACGTACACCCAGCCGGTCTCCGAGCAGACCGCAGCACAACTCGCCGCGCGCTACCAGGTCCAGCAGTGGCGCTACACCGCGACCACCGACTACGGCGGCCCGAAGATCGCCGAGGAGAGGCTCGCCGTGCGATCGGCGACGCTCTCCGACGACGGTCGCACCGTCCGGCTGCGGGCGGACGGACTCAAGCCCGGCCACGTGGTGCACGTGCGCTCCCCGCGCCCCTTCACCTCGGCGACCGGTGAGGCGCTGTGGAGCACCGAGGCCTGGTACACGCTCAACGCCATGCCCGGGAAGCAGCCCCCGGCCGCCACCCTGTACGAGGCGGAGGAGGCCCGGCTGACCGGCACGGCCGGGATCAACACCGACCACTCCGGCTACTCCGGCAGCGGTTTCGTCGACCGTTACGCCACCGAGGGCAAAGTCGCCACGACGTTCGACGTCACCGTCCCGAAGAGCGGCACGTACGACGTGAACCTGCGGTACTCCAACGGCCCCGACCCGTTCGCCGGCACCAAGTCCCTGTCCGTGTACGCCAATGACAAGAAGGTCCGGCAGACCCGGCTGCCCTCCACCGGGGACTGGGACTCCTGGTCCACTCGGACCGAACCGCTGCCCCTGCGCGCCGGCCGGAACACCCTCTCCTACCGGTTCGATCCCGGCGACACCGGTCACGTCAACCTGGACCTGATCACCGTGCATCCGCGCGCCACGGAGGTGGCGCTCTTCGACGGCACCGCCGACTCGCAGGCCCGGTGGCAGCACACGGACGGGCGGAAGGTGGCCTGGCCGTTGGCGGAGGAGAAGTCGATGGAGGTGTGCTGCGGCGACCTCCGCAGCAAGGACGCCTACCAGGACTTCGCCCTGCATGTGGAGTTCCGTGTCCCTCTGCTGCCGCCGGACGTCACCGGCCAGGACCGGGGAAACAGCGGCATCTTCCTCCAGGACCGCTACGAGCTGCAGATCCTCGACTCGTACGGTGACACCTCACTGGACACCAACGAGGCCGGGGCCATCTACCTGAAGAAGCCGCCCGACACGAACATGGCGACCAGGCCGGAGACCTGGCAGACCTACGACATCGTCTTCCGTGCGGCCCGCTTCGACGACAGCGGCGACAAGACCGCCGACGCCCGGGTGACGGTCGTGTGGAACGGTCGGAAGGTCCACGACGACCTCGTCCTCGACGGTCCCACCGCCTCGGGCCGGTCCGAGACACCGGCGGCGGGAGCGATACGGTTGCAGGACCACGGCAGCAAGGTCCGCTTCCGCAACATCCAGGTACGACCGCTGCGGTGA
- a CDS encoding FG-GAP and VCBS repeat-containing protein: MHARRTALAAAVALVAAVCTPLLTAPTASAAAAKLSDDFNGDGYRDVVMLGGSHGKDGRVTVVYGTSSAPGTRVQILHQDSAGIPGGVEAEDGWGTAATTADLDRDGYADLIVSSPGEDVGTIQFRGGLTVIWGSANGLGSGTVFNSPAPQEYEGQGDRFGEDVVSGDFDGDGDQDLAVTSGSRVGVVLLKGPFTRAGGKSGWSFLGGSYGYLWAPNLVAGRVTADAATDLYVLGSDLQASSDADLRAFFHRGGSTFTQRAGELRVPDDGGHQGGDILSVGDFDKDGYGDLAIGRGYEQGDGERGYVTVQYGGSNGPSTVRKPVRFTQNTTGVPGSSENGDFFGSAIAAGDVNGDGYADLAVGARGEDLGAKRNAGMVTVLLGRAGGLSGTGAKSYSQDTSGITGTAETEDQFGAHLKLTDYTRDGRADLMIDTNEQLGYEDRWGLVHLLKGSGSGLTATGSKSYSVTSLNLSYTRMGGPFAR, from the coding sequence ATGCACGCCAGACGTACCGCCCTCGCCGCTGCCGTAGCCCTCGTGGCAGCGGTCTGCACACCGCTTCTGACAGCCCCCACGGCGTCGGCGGCCGCCGCCAAGCTGTCCGACGACTTCAACGGCGACGGTTACCGCGACGTCGTCATGCTGGGCGGCTCGCACGGTAAGGACGGCCGGGTCACCGTCGTCTACGGCACGTCGTCCGCTCCCGGCACCCGAGTCCAGATCCTCCACCAGGACTCGGCGGGCATCCCGGGCGGGGTGGAGGCGGAGGACGGGTGGGGAACCGCCGCCACCACGGCCGACCTCGACCGCGACGGCTACGCCGACCTGATCGTCTCCTCGCCCGGCGAGGACGTCGGCACCATCCAGTTCCGTGGCGGGCTGACCGTCATCTGGGGCAGCGCCAACGGTCTCGGCTCGGGTACGGTCTTCAACTCGCCGGCCCCGCAGGAGTACGAGGGCCAGGGTGACCGTTTCGGCGAGGACGTGGTGTCCGGCGACTTCGACGGCGACGGGGACCAGGACCTGGCCGTCACCAGCGGCAGTCGGGTGGGCGTGGTCCTGTTGAAGGGCCCCTTCACCCGCGCCGGCGGGAAGAGCGGCTGGAGCTTCCTGGGCGGCTCCTACGGCTACCTGTGGGCGCCCAACCTGGTAGCGGGCCGGGTCACCGCCGACGCCGCGACGGACCTGTACGTTCTCGGTTCGGACCTCCAGGCCTCCAGCGACGCGGACCTGCGGGCCTTCTTCCACCGCGGCGGCAGTACGTTCACCCAGCGCGCGGGCGAGCTGCGGGTGCCCGACGACGGGGGCCACCAGGGCGGCGACATCCTCTCCGTCGGCGACTTCGACAAGGACGGCTACGGCGACCTCGCCATCGGTCGCGGTTACGAGCAGGGCGACGGCGAGCGCGGTTACGTCACCGTCCAGTACGGCGGCTCGAACGGTCCCAGCACAGTTCGCAAGCCAGTCAGGTTCACCCAGAACACCACGGGGGTGCCCGGTTCCTCCGAAAACGGGGACTTCTTCGGCTCCGCCATCGCGGCCGGCGACGTCAATGGCGACGGCTACGCGGACCTCGCCGTCGGTGCCCGGGGCGAGGACCTCGGCGCCAAGCGCAACGCCGGCATGGTCACTGTCCTCCTCGGCCGCGCGGGCGGCCTGTCGGGCACCGGCGCCAAGTCCTACAGTCAGGACACTTCCGGCATCACCGGCACCGCCGAGACCGAGGACCAGTTCGGCGCCCACCTCAAGCTCACCGACTACACCCGCGACGGCCGGGCCGACCTCATGATCGACACCAACGAACAGCTGGGTTACGAGGACCGGTGGGGCCTCGTCCATCTGCTGAAGGGCTCCGGCTCGGGCCTCACGGCGACGGGCTCGAAGTCGTACTCCGTGACGTCGCTGAACCTGTCGTACACGCGGATGGGCGGGCCGTTCGCGCGCTGA
- a CDS encoding hemerythrin domain-containing protein, whose amino-acid sequence MAQTRDVVELILQDHRKMEDLFRLMRSVEADRAAALREFSDLLIAHALAEEAKVYPALKRYKKIDDEEVEHGEEEHEEGNQALLELLEVDEVGSEEWDEKLEELVQAVTHHADEEERTILNGARENVAMERREELGEAFVEERERQLKAGCGAVDNVRRIVGS is encoded by the coding sequence ATGGCGCAGACACGAGACGTCGTCGAACTCATTCTCCAGGACCACCGGAAGATGGAGGATCTCTTTCGTCTGATGCGCAGCGTCGAAGCCGACCGGGCTGCCGCTCTTCGCGAGTTCTCCGATCTGCTGATCGCGCACGCACTGGCGGAAGAGGCGAAGGTCTATCCCGCCCTCAAGCGCTACAAGAAGATCGACGACGAAGAGGTGGAACACGGCGAGGAGGAGCACGAGGAGGGCAACCAGGCACTCCTGGAACTCCTGGAAGTCGACGAGGTCGGCTCCGAGGAATGGGACGAGAAGCTGGAAGAACTCGTGCAGGCCGTCACCCACCACGCCGACGAGGAGGAGCGCACCATCCTCAACGGAGCACGCGAGAACGTGGCCATGGAGCGCCGCGAGGAACTGGGCGAGGCGTTCGTGGAAGAGCGCGAGCGTCAGCTGAAGGCAGGCTGCGGTGCCGTCGACAACGTGCGCCGCATTGTCGGCTCCTGA